The proteins below are encoded in one region of Thermococcus peptonophilus:
- a CDS encoding DUF63 family protein, with amino-acid sequence MGVEEFFYRYFVEPIKYNQGYNPVNTLVYAIILGVMVLLLYKMLKRMGIKVDERFFLALVPYIVLGPLMRAITDKGLLPRTYLTVSPGGYFVIAAFAIASLFAVWRHLGPDERLYPIYRDFGWVLVGGLVFIIIINWGKLSARWEYFKYFIPSLAVSEAFIWALAKKFKLIADNKVLFYTHFYDATTTFVGIQFFGFWEQHVLARTLIDLTGTPAVMYLEKLLVLIPVVYILDRMMEDEDPELINFVKLVIFVLGFGPGTRNLLITLLG; translated from the coding sequence ATGGGAGTTGAGGAGTTTTTTTACAGGTATTTCGTGGAGCCGATAAAATACAACCAGGGCTACAACCCCGTTAATACTCTCGTCTACGCGATAATCCTTGGGGTAATGGTTCTTCTCCTCTACAAGATGCTTAAGAGGATGGGGATAAAAGTAGACGAGCGCTTTTTCCTTGCCCTGGTGCCCTACATAGTCCTCGGCCCTCTGATGAGGGCCATAACAGATAAGGGCCTGCTTCCGAGGACTTACCTGACGGTCAGCCCGGGCGGCTACTTCGTCATAGCGGCCTTTGCGATAGCTTCCCTCTTTGCGGTGTGGAGACATCTGGGCCCGGATGAGAGGCTCTACCCGATATACCGCGACTTCGGCTGGGTGCTCGTGGGAGGGCTGGTTTTCATAATCATCATCAACTGGGGAAAGCTCTCTGCCAGGTGGGAGTACTTCAAGTACTTCATTCCGAGCCTTGCTGTCTCCGAGGCCTTTATCTGGGCTCTAGCAAAGAAGTTCAAACTGATAGCCGACAACAAAGTGCTGTTCTACACCCACTTCTACGACGCGACCACGACCTTTGTTGGAATCCAGTTCTTCGGCTTCTGGGAGCAGCACGTCCTCGCAAGGACGCTCATAGACCTAACGGGCACACCTGCAGTAATGTATCTGGAAAAACTGCTGGTTTTGATTCCAGTCGTTTACATACTCGACCGGATGATGGAAGATGAAGACCCCGAACTGATAAATTTCGTCAAACTGGTAATATTCGTCCTCGGTTTTGGACCCGGGACGAGAAACCTGCTTATAACCTTACTGGGGTGA
- a CDS encoding bifunctional fructose-bisphosphatase/inositol-phosphate phosphatase, which produces MEFNWSEIALNTAKELEEKIMPLFGTKKAGENVGTNVSGDVTKYVDKVAEDLILKRLVPLGVNVVSEEVGTVDNGSDYTVVVDPLDGSYNFSAGIPIFAFSMGVFKGKKPVYGAIYEFLPKNFYEAKPGKGAYLNGERMRVNEPEPEKEALSFYTRGRCLGLVRKVKRVRVLGAIAVELAYVARGSLDGVFDIRNYVRPTDVAAGVLLVREAGGIVTDEGGREFKVKLSAAEKTNIIAVANERLLNTILEAMKDEP; this is translated from the coding sequence ATGGAGTTCAACTGGAGTGAGATAGCGCTGAATACCGCCAAGGAGCTTGAAGAGAAAATAATGCCGCTCTTTGGGACAAAAAAAGCCGGCGAGAACGTCGGTACTAACGTGAGCGGAGACGTGACAAAATACGTGGACAAGGTCGCCGAAGACCTCATACTCAAAAGGCTCGTCCCCCTTGGAGTGAACGTCGTCAGCGAAGAGGTCGGGACGGTTGACAACGGGAGCGACTACACAGTTGTCGTCGACCCTCTGGACGGCTCTTACAACTTCTCTGCTGGGATACCAATCTTCGCCTTCAGCATGGGAGTCTTCAAGGGGAAGAAACCGGTCTACGGAGCGATCTACGAGTTCCTGCCAAAGAACTTCTATGAGGCAAAGCCCGGGAAAGGTGCGTACCTCAACGGAGAGAGGATGAGGGTGAACGAGCCAGAACCTGAAAAGGAAGCCCTGAGCTTCTACACCCGGGGAAGATGCCTCGGTCTCGTGAGGAAGGTGAAGAGAGTCCGCGTGCTCGGGGCGATAGCAGTGGAGCTTGCCTACGTCGCGAGGGGCTCCCTTGACGGAGTCTTTGACATTAGGAACTACGTTAGGCCGACGGACGTTGCAGCCGGAGTCCTCCTCGTGAGGGAAGCAGGTGGAATAGTAACGGATGAGGGGGGAAGAGAGTTTAAAGTCAAGCTCAGCGCAGCGGAGAAGACCAACATAATAGCGGTCGCAAACGAGAGGCTCCTGAACACCATCCTGGAGGCGATGAAGGATGAGCCTTGA
- a CDS encoding rhomboid family intramembrane serine protease produces the protein MSLERYFHRYGRATFTLFLINVAVYVVEALLSGGNFLSIKGGVLAFLGQWNYAVLNYGYWWQLFTAMFVHVNIIHIFFNMYFLLTMGRQLERVLGPKRVVLTYIVSGLVGNVLTLFLMPPMTISAGASGALFGIVGALITISGVVGGNMQGALMNAFFLFLINSVLPGVNAYAHLGGLLAGIAIGYYYGKVIKRRLTWQYAYGDYW, from the coding sequence ATGAGCCTTGAGCGCTACTTCCACCGCTACGGGAGGGCAACCTTCACGCTCTTCCTAATCAACGTCGCCGTTTACGTAGTCGAGGCACTGTTGAGCGGCGGGAACTTTCTGAGCATAAAGGGCGGAGTTCTTGCCTTCCTCGGTCAGTGGAACTACGCGGTTCTCAACTACGGCTACTGGTGGCAGCTCTTCACGGCAATGTTCGTGCACGTCAACATAATCCATATCTTCTTCAATATGTACTTTCTCCTGACGATGGGGAGACAGCTTGAGAGGGTCCTCGGCCCGAAGAGGGTAGTACTGACATACATTGTCTCTGGGCTTGTCGGAAACGTCCTGACGCTCTTTCTCATGCCCCCAATGACCATCAGCGCGGGAGCCAGCGGTGCTCTCTTCGGAATAGTCGGAGCACTGATAACGATAAGCGGCGTCGTCGGTGGAAACATGCAGGGGGCCCTGATGAACGCCTTCTTCCTGTTCCTAATAAACAGCGTCCTTCCTGGGGTCAATGCATACGCCCACCTTGGGGGCCTGCTGGCGGGCATCGCTATAGGCTACTACTACGGAAAGGTCATCAAGAGAAGGCTCACGTGGCAGTACGCGTACGGCGACTACTGGTGA
- a CDS encoding immunoglobulin-like domain-containing protein: MKIIKVPSKDSVGIIPYGSPPEVELEIQVKQRKGELILWVTNPNTTKVEIDNEVELYEYIGYWQKLDPGIVFLRKRIVLIPGETIEQKLPLELPPGRYRVVKHAYVNGARVRVEKEFTVR; encoded by the coding sequence ATGAAGATAATTAAAGTCCCATCCAAGGACAGCGTTGGGATTATACCCTACGGTTCTCCTCCAGAGGTCGAGCTTGAGATACAAGTGAAGCAGCGAAAGGGCGAGCTTATTCTCTGGGTAACAAACCCGAACACCACGAAGGTCGAGATAGACAACGAGGTGGAGCTTTACGAGTACATAGGCTACTGGCAGAAGCTTGACCCGGGGATCGTATTCCTGAGGAAGAGGATCGTACTCATACCGGGTGAGACGATCGAGCAGAAGCTCCCCCTTGAGCTTCCTCCCGGCAGGTACAGGGTAGTCAAGCACGCCTACGTGAACGGGGCGAGAGTCAGGGTAGAGAAGGAATTCACCGTCCGTTAG
- a CDS encoding helicase C-terminal domain-containing protein: MSEYFPYEKLRPNQKEFIDLISEAVKNGENAIVEAPTGFGKTISVLAGVLPFAKEYGYKVLYLARTHRQMDRVIEELKAIHRKKPVSGVELRSRKELCLHTYLKQFTTDAYNAMVVCKNLKKLGKCPFYENEKKKKAEFEEVIRFFLTEPSHPAEILNYAETLELCPYDLTKRIAEKADVIVASYLYALSPSIRESLISSLGVDYSDLIVIFDEAHNLPDQAISALSDRLSIHTINRAIKEADEYREHEIANFLSILGKGIEKLYSEKLAERDVEEAPVQPELVFARVVDILGINERWLVKTLNEMVSVGDTIREDRIEKGKPPRSYVGRVGEFLLLWLSLIGRDDYLFLMTREKGMSLELVALDPSRALAFIKDVQSAIFMSGTLTPLEAFRDVMGIENARMKKFPRMVKRENAQVLVAKDVSTRGDERSLQAYRKMVEYIVEAVKLIPKNVGVFTASYEVLQGLLSANLDVKLEETGKAVFIEQQGASSRDNDLMIAQFKAHAKGNGAVLLGVMGGRNSEGQDYSGDEMNGVVLVGIPYARPTPRVQAQIRYFEKKFPGKGRYYGYYLPAHRKLVQAAGRVHRSAEEKGSIVILDYRVLWRSIRKDLPDWMTETMKAVTLPTMRLYLKRFWSNGR; encoded by the coding sequence ATGAGTGAGTACTTTCCCTACGAGAAGCTCAGACCTAACCAAAAAGAGTTCATAGACCTCATCAGCGAGGCCGTCAAGAACGGCGAGAATGCGATAGTCGAAGCTCCAACGGGCTTTGGAAAGACGATCAGCGTTCTTGCCGGTGTTCTTCCCTTTGCCAAAGAGTACGGCTACAAGGTTCTCTATCTTGCCAGAACCCACAGGCAGATGGACAGGGTTATTGAAGAGCTGAAGGCCATCCACCGAAAAAAGCCCGTCTCTGGCGTCGAGCTTAGGAGCAGGAAGGAGCTGTGCCTTCACACCTACCTCAAGCAGTTCACCACCGATGCATACAACGCCATGGTCGTCTGTAAAAACCTGAAGAAGCTCGGGAAGTGTCCCTTCTATGAGAACGAGAAGAAGAAAAAGGCCGAGTTTGAGGAAGTCATACGGTTTTTCCTGACCGAACCGAGTCATCCGGCTGAGATCCTCAACTACGCCGAGACTCTTGAGCTGTGTCCCTACGACCTCACCAAGAGAATAGCGGAGAAAGCCGACGTAATAGTGGCCAGCTACCTCTACGCCCTAAGTCCAAGCATAAGGGAGAGCCTGATAAGCTCCCTCGGCGTTGATTACTCCGACCTTATTGTCATCTTTGACGAGGCTCACAACCTCCCAGACCAGGCAATCTCGGCATTGAGCGACAGGTTGAGCATACACACGATAAACAGGGCAATAAAGGAGGCCGACGAGTACAGGGAACACGAGATAGCTAACTTCCTGAGCATTCTTGGGAAGGGGATTGAGAAGCTGTACTCGGAAAAGCTGGCAGAAAGGGACGTAGAAGAGGCCCCAGTACAGCCAGAGCTGGTGTTTGCTCGCGTTGTTGATATTCTTGGGATAAACGAACGCTGGCTCGTGAAGACTCTCAATGAGATGGTTTCCGTTGGAGATACCATACGGGAAGACCGCATAGAGAAGGGCAAGCCCCCGAGGAGTTACGTCGGCAGGGTCGGAGAGTTTCTCCTGCTGTGGCTCTCCCTCATCGGTAGAGACGACTACCTCTTCCTGATGACGCGGGAAAAGGGTATGAGCCTCGAGCTCGTTGCCCTCGACCCATCACGGGCGCTGGCCTTCATAAAAGACGTCCAGAGTGCGATATTCATGTCCGGAACTCTCACGCCACTTGAGGCCTTCAGGGATGTTATGGGCATTGAGAACGCCCGGATGAAGAAGTTCCCAAGGATGGTGAAGAGGGAGAACGCCCAGGTGCTCGTTGCCAAAGACGTCTCGACGAGGGGAGACGAGCGCTCGCTCCAGGCTTACAGGAAGATGGTGGAGTACATAGTCGAGGCGGTAAAACTTATTCCCAAGAACGTCGGCGTCTTTACGGCCTCTTACGAGGTTCTTCAGGGCCTCCTCTCGGCCAACCTCGACGTCAAGCTTGAAGAAACCGGGAAAGCAGTTTTCATAGAACAGCAGGGCGCCTCTTCGAGGGACAACGACCTCATGATAGCTCAGTTTAAGGCCCACGCGAAGGGCAACGGCGCTGTTCTCCTCGGGGTGATGGGTGGCAGGAACAGCGAGGGGCAGGATTATTCTGGCGACGAGATGAACGGCGTTGTCCTTGTCGGAATCCCCTATGCGAGGCCGACGCCGAGAGTTCAGGCTCAAATAAGGTACTTCGAGAAGAAGTTTCCCGGAAAGGGCAGGTATTACGGCTACTATCTTCCCGCACATAGAAAGCTCGTCCAGGCTGCCGGGAGGGTTCACCGCTCCGCTGAGGAGAAGGGGAGCATTGTAATCCTCGACTACCGCGTCCTCTGGAGGAGCATAAGGAAGGATTTGCCAGACTGGATGACAGAAACTATGAAGGCCGTAACGCTCCCGACGATGAGACTCTACCTCAAAAGGTTCTGGTCTAACGGACGGTGA
- a CDS encoding M42 family metallopeptidase, with amino-acid sequence MVDYELLKKIVEAPGVSGFEFLGVRDVVIEAFKPYVDEIKVDKLGNVIAHKKGNGPKVMLAAHMDQIGLMVNHIEKNGFLRVVPVGGVDPRTLIAQRFKVWIDKGKFIYGVGGSVPPHIQKPEDRNKAPTWDQVFIDIGAESKEEAEEMGVRVGTIITWDGRLERLGKHRLVSIAFDDRIAVYTLVKAAQELGETDADIYFVATVQEEVGLRGARVSAFGINPDYGFAIDVTIAADVPGTPEHKQVTQLGKGTAIKIMDRSVICHPTIVRWMEELAKKYEIPYQWDILLGGGTDAGAIHLNKAGVPTGAISVPARYIHSNAEVVDERDVDAGVKLMVKVLEHIEELEL; translated from the coding sequence ATGGTTGACTACGAACTGCTCAAGAAGATAGTTGAGGCCCCTGGTGTGTCGGGTTTTGAGTTTCTCGGCGTCAGGGACGTAGTTATAGAGGCCTTCAAGCCCTACGTGGACGAGATAAAGGTTGACAAGCTCGGCAACGTCATAGCCCACAAGAAGGGGAATGGGCCAAAGGTTATGCTCGCGGCACACATGGATCAGATCGGCCTCATGGTGAATCACATTGAGAAGAATGGATTCCTCCGCGTCGTCCCGGTCGGCGGCGTTGACCCGAGGACTCTCATAGCCCAGCGCTTCAAGGTCTGGATCGACAAAGGTAAGTTCATCTATGGAGTCGGTGGAAGCGTTCCACCTCACATCCAGAAGCCAGAAGACAGGAACAAGGCCCCTACATGGGACCAGGTCTTCATTGACATCGGCGCCGAGAGCAAGGAAGAGGCCGAGGAGATGGGTGTCAGAGTGGGAACCATAATCACCTGGGATGGCAGACTTGAGAGGCTCGGAAAGCACAGGCTTGTCAGCATAGCTTTCGACGACAGGATAGCTGTCTACACCCTCGTTAAAGCGGCTCAGGAACTCGGCGAGACCGATGCGGACATCTACTTTGTCGCCACCGTCCAGGAAGAAGTCGGACTCAGGGGTGCAAGGGTCTCGGCCTTCGGCATTAATCCGGACTACGGCTTCGCCATTGACGTTACCATAGCGGCCGACGTTCCCGGAACGCCGGAGCACAAGCAGGTCACCCAGCTCGGAAAGGGTACCGCCATCAAGATAATGGACCGCTCGGTCATCTGCCACCCGACAATAGTTAGGTGGATGGAGGAGCTCGCCAAGAAGTACGAGATACCCTACCAGTGGGACATTCTCCTCGGCGGCGGAACCGATGCCGGAGCAATTCACCTCAATAAGGCAGGTGTCCCGACGGGAGCAATCAGCGTCCCGGCACGCTACATCCACTCCAACGCTGAGGTCGTTGACGAGCGCGATGTTGACGCTGGAGTCAAGCTGATGGTCAAGGTTCTCGAACACATCGAGGAGCTTGAGCTTTGA